The following proteins come from a genomic window of Nocardioides albertanoniae:
- a CDS encoding sigma-70 family RNA polymerase sigma factor produces the protein MTAVELLANEGYEPAYAGVAGASGPFAEPDRRGSGGTHDIKPDSEHDPDDDTELAASSEESEADRTRLIALVELARKGDKDAFGLLYDHYHVAVYRFLFYRTRSTQVAEDLTSETFFRALRSMTGFRWQGKDFGAWLMTIARNLATDHFKAGRTRLELTTEDMGQHDSSSDGPEKIVMAGITNEMLLASLSKLPDEQRDCIIMRFLQGLSIAETAAILGRSDGAVKQLQLRGIRNLAKQMPDGIR, from the coding sequence GTGACTGCGGTCGAGCTCTTGGCGAACGAGGGCTACGAGCCTGCGTACGCCGGTGTGGCCGGCGCTTCGGGTCCGTTCGCCGAGCCGGATCGCCGCGGCTCCGGCGGCACCCACGACATCAAGCCCGACTCCGAGCACGATCCCGACGACGACACCGAGCTGGCCGCCTCCTCGGAGGAGTCCGAGGCCGACCGCACCCGGTTGATCGCGCTGGTCGAGCTCGCCCGCAAGGGCGACAAGGACGCGTTCGGCCTCCTCTACGACCACTACCACGTCGCGGTCTACCGCTTCCTCTTCTACCGCACGCGTTCCACCCAGGTCGCCGAAGACCTGACGTCGGAGACGTTCTTCCGGGCGCTGCGGTCGATGACCGGCTTCCGCTGGCAGGGCAAGGACTTCGGCGCCTGGCTGATGACCATCGCCCGCAACCTGGCCACCGACCACTTCAAGGCGGGGCGTACGCGCCTCGAGCTGACCACCGAAGACATGGGTCAGCACGACTCCTCCTCGGACGGTCCCGAGAAGATCGTGATGGCCGGGATCACCAACGAGATGCTGCTCGCCTCGCTCTCGAAGCTTCCCGACGAGCAGCGCGACTGCATCATCATGCGCTTCCTGCAGGGGCTCTCGATCGCGGAGACCGCTGCTATCCTTGGGCGCAGCGACGGAGCCGTGAAGCAGCTGCAGCTGCGCGGCATCCGCAACCTCGCCAAGCAGATGCCTGACGGGATCCGCTGA
- a CDS encoding DUF5667 domain-containing protein: MIPAFPARKRAEEFDRMVAASAAPDRRTSKTTDDLRDLAVFASSLSAVGDSAHPGRDFSASLRERLMVAAETELVPAPRTEKTLERKLTVNHVRKPRRQRKLTVAIAAMAIVGGTAGAATASQTALPGDSLYPVKRAVENVSAGFTVSTHARGVRVLEDAGTRLREAKTLVADAPLTDADRVTSTLEAFSTQAAHGSDLLISDFGRTQNNQSLAQLRTFAADGVEELAELSSKAPERAEPAVSDAAQTLVLIDQAAAQLCPTCEGGINELPSTLVSSLTSDIDGMLPADTVAEAEALPPPARSDSALDLPSIDPDKIGPGSVTDPDGKKDDDKSGEPDDGASEDGGILPPSVTPDPSEDPSDDPSDDPAPEGPVTGLVTGVTGLVGDVVAGATGLLKPKTKPSL, translated from the coding sequence ATGATCCCGGCGTTCCCGGCGCGTAAGCGCGCGGAAGAGTTCGACCGAATGGTCGCGGCCTCTGCCGCGCCCGATCGGCGTACCTCGAAGACGACCGACGACCTTCGGGACCTGGCAGTCTTCGCGTCGTCGCTGTCCGCTGTCGGCGACTCCGCGCACCCCGGTCGCGACTTCTCCGCCTCGCTGCGCGAGCGCCTCATGGTGGCCGCCGAGACCGAGCTGGTGCCGGCTCCCCGCACCGAGAAGACCCTCGAGCGCAAGCTCACCGTCAACCACGTGCGCAAGCCGCGCCGGCAGCGCAAGCTGACCGTCGCCATCGCCGCGATGGCCATCGTCGGTGGCACCGCAGGGGCTGCGACCGCTTCTCAGACCGCTCTTCCGGGCGACTCGCTCTACCCGGTCAAGCGTGCGGTCGAGAACGTCTCGGCAGGCTTCACCGTCAGCACCCACGCCCGCGGCGTCCGGGTGCTCGAAGACGCCGGCACCCGGCTGCGCGAGGCCAAGACCTTGGTCGCCGATGCGCCGTTGACCGACGCCGACCGCGTCACCTCGACCCTGGAGGCCTTCTCGACCCAGGCCGCCCACGGTTCCGACCTGCTGATCAGTGACTTCGGGCGTACGCAGAACAACCAGTCGCTCGCCCAGCTGCGCACCTTCGCGGCCGACGGTGTCGAAGAGCTCGCCGAGCTCAGCTCCAAGGCTCCCGAGCGCGCCGAGCCGGCTGTCTCCGACGCCGCTCAGACGCTGGTGCTGATCGACCAGGCGGCGGCCCAGCTCTGCCCGACCTGCGAGGGCGGCATCAACGAGCTGCCCTCGACGCTGGTCTCCAGCCTCACCTCCGACATCGACGGGATGCTCCCCGCCGACACCGTCGCCGAGGCGGAGGCGCTGCCGCCGCCCGCCCGCAGCGACAGCGCGCTCGACCTTCCCTCGATCGATCCCGACAAGATCGGCCCCGGCTCGGTCACCGACCCGGACGGCAAGAAGGACGACGACAAGTCGGGCGAGCCCGACGACGGCGCGAGCGAAGACGGCGGCATCCTGCCCCCGTCGGTCACTCCGGACCCCTCCGAAGACCCGTCGGACGACCCCTCCGACGACCCGGCACCGGAAGGTCCTGTCACCGGCCTGGTCACCGGGGTCACCGGGCTCGTCGGCGACGTGGTCGCCGGCGCCACCGGCCTCCTGAAGCCCAAGACCAAGCCCAGCCTCTGA
- a CDS encoding lysophospholipid acyltransferase family protein has product MTESATPFSPTTSRERHPLRAIPASDWAAALDSAAKEVFGAEWELQLTRFIAFLRRRISGGYPVDEYGFDRELTERFLLAVLRPIKEKWFRVEVRGLENIPDDGGALIVSNHSGTIPMDGLMTMVSIHDEIGRNLRPLGADLVFRMPIVGNMARKAGATLACSEDAERMLRNGELVGVWPEGFKGIGKPYSERYKLQRFGRGGFVSAALRTGVPIVPLSVVGAEEIYPLVGNIPALAKVLGLPYLPITPFFPLLGPLGLVPLPSKWLLEFGEPIRTDAYDAAEADDPMLVFNVTDQVRETIQQSLYRLLGERPSVFG; this is encoded by the coding sequence GTGACTGAGTCCGCCACTCCGTTCAGCCCGACCACGTCGCGTGAGCGGCATCCGCTCCGTGCGATCCCCGCCTCCGACTGGGCAGCTGCCCTCGACAGCGCGGCCAAAGAGGTCTTCGGGGCCGAGTGGGAGCTGCAGCTCACCCGTTTCATCGCGTTCCTCCGGCGCCGCATCTCCGGGGGCTACCCCGTCGACGAGTACGGCTTCGACCGCGAGCTCACCGAGCGCTTCCTGCTGGCCGTGCTGCGCCCGATCAAGGAGAAGTGGTTCCGGGTCGAGGTGCGTGGCCTCGAGAACATCCCCGACGACGGTGGCGCGCTGATCGTCTCCAACCACTCCGGCACGATCCCGATGGACGGCCTGATGACGATGGTCTCCATCCACGACGAGATCGGGCGCAACCTGCGACCGCTCGGCGCCGATCTGGTCTTCCGGATGCCGATCGTCGGCAACATGGCCCGCAAGGCCGGCGCGACGCTCGCCTGCAGCGAGGACGCCGAGCGGATGCTGCGCAACGGCGAGCTCGTCGGCGTGTGGCCCGAGGGCTTCAAGGGCATCGGCAAGCCCTACAGCGAGCGTTACAAGCTGCAGCGTTTCGGCCGTGGTGGCTTCGTGTCCGCCGCGCTGCGCACCGGCGTGCCGATCGTGCCGCTCTCGGTCGTGGGCGCCGAGGAGATCTACCCGCTGGTCGGCAACATCCCGGCCCTGGCGAAGGTGCTCGGTCTGCCCTATCTGCCGATCACGCCGTTCTTCCCGCTCCTCGGCCCGCTGGGCCTCGTCCCGCTCCCGTCGAAGTGGCTTCTCGAGTTCGGCGAGCCGATCCGCACCGATGCGTACGACGCCGCCGAGGCCGACGACCCGATGCTGGTCTTCAACGTGACCGACCAGGTGCGCGAGACGATCCAGCAGTCGCTCTACCGTCTGCTGGGCGAGCGACCCTCAGTCTTCGGCTGA
- a CDS encoding NAD-dependent epimerase/dehydratase family protein, whose translation MAERSGADRGESRRTQHGRVLLVTGVSRDLGRRFARGAARHPNVERVIGVDVAPPRGDMGGVGFVRADIRNPVIAKVIAKEEVDTVVHLSVIATPGSTGGRSTMKELNVMGTMQLLAACQTAPSLRQVVVKSTTQVYGASNRDPAMFTEAMEPRRTPSSGYARDVADIESYVRGFARRRPDVAVTVLRCANLLGPRVNSPIASHFRRSVVPNVLGFDPRLQFLHEQDLYAVLAHAVRAKVSGTFNIAGDGVLTHSQVARRLQRVTVPIPEPLFGMARFGGGEYPAELRALLTYGRGVDTTRMRSLLGFEPSYTTEDTVVDFADSVLPSSNRADRALAALESRLTGAPGD comes from the coding sequence GTGGCGGAGCGCAGCGGAGCTGACCGAGGCGAATCCCGGAGGACTCAGCACGGCCGGGTCCTCCTGGTCACCGGGGTCTCACGTGACCTCGGGCGCCGCTTCGCGCGCGGTGCCGCCCGCCATCCCAACGTCGAGCGGGTCATCGGCGTCGACGTAGCGCCGCCCCGCGGCGACATGGGCGGGGTCGGCTTCGTCCGTGCCGACATCCGTAACCCGGTGATCGCCAAGGTGATCGCCAAGGAGGAGGTCGACACCGTCGTCCACCTCAGCGTCATCGCGACCCCCGGATCCACCGGGGGTCGTTCGACGATGAAGGAGCTCAACGTCATGGGCACGATGCAGCTTCTCGCTGCGTGCCAGACGGCTCCTTCGCTGCGTCAGGTCGTGGTGAAGTCGACGACCCAGGTCTATGGCGCGAGCAACCGTGACCCGGCGATGTTCACCGAGGCGATGGAGCCGCGGCGTACGCCGTCTTCGGGCTATGCCCGCGACGTGGCTGACATCGAGTCCTATGTGCGCGGGTTCGCCCGGCGCCGCCCCGACGTGGCCGTCACGGTGCTGCGCTGCGCCAACCTGCTCGGACCACGGGTCAACAGCCCGATCGCGTCACACTTCCGGCGCTCGGTCGTGCCCAACGTGCTCGGCTTCGACCCGCGCCTGCAGTTCCTGCACGAGCAGGATCTCTACGCTGTGCTGGCGCACGCGGTGCGCGCCAAGGTGTCGGGCACCTTCAACATCGCCGGTGACGGCGTGCTGACCCACTCGCAGGTCGCCCGGCGGCTGCAGCGGGTGACGGTGCCGATCCCCGAGCCGCTGTTCGGCATGGCCAGGTTCGGCGGCGGCGAATATCCTGCCGAGCTGAGGGCGCTGCTGACCTACGGCCGCGGCGTCGACACGACCCGGATGCGGTCGCTGCTGGGCTTCGAACCCAGCTACACCACTGAAGACACGGTCGTAGACTTTGCGGACAGCGTGCTGCCGTCCTCCAACCGAGCCGACCGTGCGCTGGCCGCCCTCGAGAGTCGACTGACAGGAGCGCCCGGTGACTGA
- a CDS encoding 30S ribosomal protein bS22, translating into MGSVIKKRRKRMAKKKHRKLLKKTRVQRRKLGK; encoded by the coding sequence GTGGGTTCTGTCATCAAGAAGCGTCGCAAGCGCATGGCGAAGAAGAAGCACCGCAAGCTGCTCAAGAAGACTCGCGTCCAGCGCCGCAAGCTCGGCAAGTGA
- a CDS encoding helix-turn-helix domain-containing protein, with product MVTPPGDISDSKFLTVAEVASMMRVSKMTVYRLVHSGELPAVRVGRSFRVREDDANEYLKSSFYNAG from the coding sequence ATGGTTACTCCTCCTGGAGACATCTCTGACAGCAAGTTCCTGACCGTCGCCGAGGTGGCGTCGATGATGCGCGTCTCCAAGATGACGGTCTACCGGTTGGTTCACTCGGGCGAGCTGCCTGCGGTGCGCGTCGGTCGTTCCTTCCGGGTTCGGGAGGACGACGCGAACGAATACCTCAAGAGCTCGTTCTACAACGCGGGCTAG
- a CDS encoding acetoin utilization protein AcuC, which yields MTTATTTCQGHATVVYDSSLTDYDFGPTHPMAPIRVDLTMRLADEIGVLDRLKVVEAPMGTPEQLLTVHDEGYIEAVMKAGRSGEPDLAHGLGTEDDPVFSHIHDASAHIVGASIEACRQVHSGESVHSANIMGGLHHAMRGRAAGFCIYNDVAAGISWLLDQGVEKIAYVDVDVHHGDGVERAFWNDPRVLTISLHETGQLLFPGTGFAEEVGGPEAEGSAVNVALPPGTADHGWLRAFHAIVPGLVREFEPEILVTQQGCDSHVDDPLADLAVSVDGQRAAYVALHELAHEVCDGKWVAFGGGGYAVVDVVPRAWTHLLALVSGHPLEPTLDVPGGWRDHVQTRLGRVAPLRMTDGREPAYRDWGSGYDPGTWLDRQVHATRTAVFPLHGLDPMP from the coding sequence ATGACGACTGCGACGACCACCTGCCAGGGGCACGCGACGGTCGTCTACGACAGCAGCCTCACCGACTACGACTTCGGCCCCACCCACCCGATGGCGCCGATCCGCGTCGACCTGACGATGCGGCTCGCCGACGAGATCGGGGTGCTCGACCGGTTGAAGGTCGTCGAGGCGCCGATGGGCACCCCCGAGCAGCTCCTCACCGTCCACGACGAGGGCTACATCGAGGCCGTCATGAAGGCGGGCAGGAGCGGTGAGCCTGACCTCGCCCACGGCCTCGGCACCGAGGACGACCCGGTCTTCTCGCACATCCACGACGCCAGCGCCCACATCGTCGGCGCGAGCATCGAGGCCTGCCGCCAGGTCCACTCCGGCGAGAGCGTGCACAGCGCCAACATCATGGGCGGCCTCCACCACGCGATGCGCGGCCGCGCCGCCGGGTTCTGCATCTACAACGACGTCGCCGCCGGCATCTCGTGGCTCCTCGACCAGGGCGTCGAGAAGATCGCGTACGTCGACGTCGACGTGCACCACGGAGACGGCGTCGAGCGCGCGTTCTGGAACGATCCGCGAGTCCTGACGATCTCGCTCCACGAGACCGGGCAGCTGCTCTTCCCCGGCACGGGTTTCGCCGAGGAGGTCGGAGGGCCCGAAGCCGAGGGGAGCGCGGTCAACGTCGCGCTGCCCCCGGGCACCGCCGACCACGGCTGGCTGCGCGCCTTCCATGCGATCGTGCCCGGCCTGGTGCGTGAGTTCGAGCCGGAGATCCTGGTGACGCAGCAGGGCTGCGACTCGCACGTCGATGACCCGCTCGCCGACCTTGCCGTCAGCGTCGACGGCCAGCGGGCGGCGTACGTCGCGCTGCACGAGCTCGCCCACGAGGTGTGCGACGGCAAGTGGGTGGCGTTCGGTGGCGGGGGATATGCCGTGGTCGACGTCGTGCCCCGCGCGTGGACCCACCTACTTGCGCTAGTCTCGGGCCATCCCTTGGAGCCGACGCTCGACGTGCCGGGTGGCTGGCGCGACCACGTGCAGACGCGCCTGGGGAGGGTCGCTCCGTTGCGCATGACGGACGGACGCGAGCCGGCCTACCGCGACTGGGGGAGCGGATACGACCCCGGGACCTGGCTGGACCGGCAGGTGCACGCGACTCGCACAGCGGTGTTTCCGCTGCACGGGCTCGACCCGATGCCTTGA
- the trpS gene encoding tryptophan--tRNA ligase, with product MTRRLSLITPSGRLTLGNLLGALRPMADAAGPDAFYGLSDLHALTVPHTPAVLRARTEEMALLLLASGLEPATLFIQSHVPAHRSLTYLLECVAHTGELGRMIQFKEKSRRVGASVRTSLFTYPVLMAADILLYGAAEVPVGDDQRQHVELARDVAVRFNTTYGQVFTVPEAVHPSLGARVMDLADPARKMSKSAGDDHAGSIYLLDPPDVVRRKVARAVTDSAGEVSRDEDRPGVTNLIDILEACGGSAAGLSGYGALKSAVTDAVVAELEPLQKRYRELAADRAYVTEAYAAGAARCREVTAPVLAAAEAAIGLA from the coding sequence ATGACCAGGCGACTCTCGCTCATCACCCCGTCCGGACGACTCACCCTCGGCAACCTGCTCGGCGCGCTGCGACCGATGGCAGACGCGGCCGGCCCCGACGCCTTCTACGGGCTCTCCGACCTGCATGCGCTGACGGTGCCGCACACCCCGGCGGTGCTGCGTGCGCGCACGGAGGAGATGGCGCTCCTGCTGCTGGCCTCCGGGCTCGAGCCGGCCACGCTGTTCATCCAGTCGCACGTGCCGGCCCATCGATCGCTGACCTATCTGCTGGAGTGCGTCGCACACACCGGCGAGCTGGGCCGGATGATCCAGTTCAAGGAGAAGTCGCGCCGGGTCGGGGCCTCCGTACGCACCTCGCTGTTCACCTACCCGGTGCTGATGGCGGCCGACATCCTGCTCTACGGGGCGGCCGAGGTGCCCGTCGGCGACGACCAGCGCCAGCACGTCGAGCTCGCTCGCGATGTCGCGGTGCGGTTCAACACGACGTACGGCCAGGTCTTCACGGTGCCGGAGGCGGTGCATCCGAGCCTCGGAGCGCGCGTGATGGACCTGGCCGACCCGGCACGCAAGATGTCGAAGTCCGCCGGTGACGACCACGCCGGCTCGATCTACCTCCTCGACCCGCCCGATGTCGTACGCCGCAAGGTGGCCCGTGCCGTCACCGACTCGGCCGGGGAGGTCTCCCGCGACGAGGACCGGCCAGGGGTCACCAACCTGATCGACATCCTCGAGGCCTGCGGAGGTTCTGCTGCCGGGTTGTCGGGCTACGGCGCCCTGAAGTCGGCGGTCACCGACGCCGTCGTCGCCGAGCTCGAGCCGCTGCAGAAGCGCTACCGCGAGCTCGCCGCCGACCGGGCATACGTGACCGAGGCGTACGCCGCGGGAGCTGCTCGCTGCCGGGAGGTCACCGCTCCGGTGCTGGCTGCGGCGGAAGCTGCCATCGGGTTGGCCTGA
- a CDS encoding MFS transporter has translation MSRRHWIDDWRPEDADFWDETGAKTARRNLIWSIFAEHLGFSVWLIWSVSSAFLVAQGFDFTPGQLFFLVALPNLVGSLLRVPYTLAVPRFGGRNWTMMSAGLLLVPTLGFAYAVTQPSTPYWVFCLIAATAGLGGGNFASSMANINFFYPAAKKGAALGLNAAGGNLGVALIQLLLPVIVGSAGIFGLVKASSGGVHLERAAFVYAALAVVAVLAAFFFMDNITSAKSSPREQLSIMRSRQTWVMALLYIGTFGSFIGYSAAMPLLIKLNFWVPDPAPLGTGIYFAYFAFLGALIGSATRPLGGWLADRWGGAKVTLGAFIGMVVFTLAVLWTLMQLTPNPDASPAIAQANQSWFPAFLGFFMLVFAATGIGNGSTYKMIPAIFRREAELATTPGTAERDAELAGATKKSSAAVGIIGAVGAVGGFLIPIAFNSPWVSNPLDATKSAFVAFTIFYAICALVTSVVYLRPQAVRVGELADARI, from the coding sequence ATGAGCCGCCGCCACTGGATCGATGACTGGCGTCCGGAGGACGCCGACTTCTGGGACGAGACCGGAGCGAAGACCGCCCGCCGCAACCTGATCTGGTCGATCTTCGCCGAGCATCTCGGCTTCTCGGTCTGGCTGATCTGGTCGGTCTCCTCGGCGTTCCTGGTGGCCCAGGGGTTCGACTTCACCCCCGGCCAGCTCTTCTTCCTGGTCGCGCTGCCGAACCTGGTCGGCTCGCTGCTCCGGGTGCCCTACACGCTCGCGGTGCCGAGGTTCGGCGGCCGCAACTGGACGATGATGTCGGCCGGTCTCCTGCTCGTGCCGACCCTCGGCTTCGCCTACGCCGTCACGCAGCCGTCCACGCCCTACTGGGTCTTCTGCCTCATCGCCGCCACCGCCGGGCTGGGCGGGGGCAACTTCGCCTCCTCGATGGCCAACATCAACTTCTTCTACCCCGCGGCCAAGAAGGGCGCCGCGCTCGGCCTCAACGCCGCCGGCGGCAACCTCGGGGTCGCACTCATCCAGCTCCTGCTGCCGGTCATCGTCGGCAGCGCGGGCATCTTCGGGCTGGTCAAAGCCTCTTCCGGCGGAGTTCACCTCGAGCGGGCCGCGTTCGTCTACGCCGCCCTCGCCGTCGTCGCGGTGCTCGCCGCCTTCTTCTTCATGGACAACATCACGTCCGCGAAGTCGTCTCCGCGCGAGCAGCTCTCGATCATGAGGTCGCGCCAGACCTGGGTCATGGCGTTGCTCTACATCGGCACCTTCGGCTCGTTCATCGGCTACTCGGCCGCGATGCCGCTGCTGATCAAGCTCAACTTCTGGGTGCCCGATCCCGCGCCGCTCGGCACCGGCATCTACTTCGCCTACTTCGCCTTCCTCGGCGCGCTGATCGGGTCTGCGACCCGGCCGCTCGGCGGCTGGCTCGCCGACCGCTGGGGCGGCGCCAAGGTCACGCTCGGTGCGTTCATCGGGATGGTCGTCTTCACCCTCGCCGTGCTGTGGACGCTGATGCAGCTCACCCCGAACCCCGATGCCTCGCCCGCGATCGCGCAGGCGAACCAGTCGTGGTTCCCGGCGTTCCTGGGCTTCTTCATGCTCGTCTTCGCCGCGACCGGCATCGGCAACGGGTCGACCTACAAGATGATCCCGGCGATCTTCCGTCGCGAGGCCGAGCTGGCCACCACCCCGGGCACCGCCGAGCGCGATGCCGAGCTGGCCGGCGCGACCAAGAAGTCGTCGGCCGCGGTCGGCATCATCGGCGCCGTCGGTGCGGTCGGCGGGTTCCTCATCCCGATCGCCTTCAACAGCCCCTGGGTCTCCAACCCCCTCGACGCCACCAAGTCGGCGTTCGTCGCGTTCACGATCTTCTACGCGATCTGCGCCCTGGTCACCTCCGTGGTCTACCTGCGCCCGCAGGCTGTGCGCGTGGGGGAGCTGGCCGACGCGCGGATCTGA